From Trichomycterus rosablanca isolate fTriRos1 chromosome 18, fTriRos1.hap1, whole genome shotgun sequence, the proteins below share one genomic window:
- the LOC134332231 gene encoding uncharacterized protein LOC134332231, giving the protein MATRQVAVEKKKEAAKARLSKFREKIYSNPELLEEYRRRERQRYQERKKNRKIKTTRDLTKKQHDKKKKQWRENSAKYYRKKKQLQALLDITPASENENSFQHEEINSQELKNSNSEYTAEHKSLTEHIPVTSLLTISLTPTTEERYLNLAGPVGASTPHTPPPETRKKERRAKLVSKLRSKLRYAEEKLQEKSKELQNLKKRIKRLEARKKTANRPTVNNVQKVRKTREGFPTIPNSSKRREMRKLVSRFLHQDDVSTVVNGKAGEISPVLQTEAILDS; this is encoded by the exons ATGGCTACCAG ACAGGTAGCTGTTGAGAAAAAAAAGGAAGCAGCAAAAGCTAGGCTATCGAAGTTTAGGGAGAAAATTTACAGCAATCCTGAGCTACTTGAGGAGTACAGaagaagagagagacagag GTATCAGGAACgtaagaaaaatagaaaaataaagacAACTCGTGATCTGACCAAAAAGCAACatgacaaaaagaaaaagcaatgGAGGGAAAACTCAGCCAAATAttacagaaaaaagaaacaacttCAAGCACTTCTGGACATCACCCCAGCGAGTGAGAACGAAAATTCCTTTCAGCATGAAGAAATAAACAGTCAAGAACTCAAAAATTCAAACAGTGAATACACTGCAGAACATAAATCCTTAACAGAACACATCCCAGTCACATCGTTGCTCACCATCAGTTTAACACCAACAACAGAAGAAAGATACCTAAACCTGGCTGGACCAGTAGGAGCATCcactccacacacaccaccaccagaaacaagaaaaaaagaaagaagagcaAAACTTGTAAGCAAATTAAGATCAAAATTAAGATACGCTGAAGAGAAACTTCAGGAGAAGTCTAAAGAATTACAGAATctcaaaaaaagaattaaaagacTTGAAGCAAGGAAGAAGACCGCAAACAGGCCAACTGTAAATAATGTGCAAAAGGTCAGGAAAACCAGAGAGGGTTTCCCAACAATTCCCAACAGCAGCAAGAGGAGGGAAATGAGAAAACTTGTAAGCCGTTTCCTGCACCAAGATGATGTCTCCACTGTTGTCAATGGGAAAGCTGGAGAGATAAG CCCAGTTCTTCAAACTGAGGCCATTTTGGATAGTTAG
- the LOC134332575 gene encoding uncharacterized protein LOC134332575, with the protein MHENFGLKIKKLQQLGVLKTANMRDIVESSVCDSNNMSCMYRRCPDCKEKTFPTSLDPSTQGNIVTWQEWVTRSISIAKTGKDGSIEKKDVKNTFLENKNTSIEKLVAMTIENLPNFAIHLFNIKHQFVALKTLRETLSETDVAVHVDYSENYSCKYSCEIKETHFGGGNQQVTLHTGVVYLSSGRVESFASISKCLQHDAKATWAHIDPVMRKIREKHPDARNIHFISDGPTSQYRNKTSFYLASTVPFMRGFQWVTWNFTEASHGKGAPDGVGGALKNLADRIVAYGTSIPDADTLFEQLAKNSSVTLYKVSEEDIKASNELVPTQLKSVRGTMKIHQLTSTKPGVISTREVSCFCEKDCQCFSPCVHTFSEREESPDNAESTIEVGQWVLVEYDAELFPGTVTQANGTWNKTFKTALLNNFFLLHC; encoded by the exons ATGCATGAGAACTTCggcctaaaaataaaaaagttgcaGCAGCTTGGGGTTCTCAAAACCGCAAACATGAGAGACATTGTAGAGTCCAGTGTGTGTGACTCAAACAACATGTCCTGCATGTACAGACGATGCCCGGACTGCAAGGAAAAGACATTTCCCACATCACTGGATCCTTCGACCCAAGGAAACATTGTTACATGGCAGGAGTGGGTAACAAGGTCTATCAGCATTGCGAAGACTGGCAAAGACGGATCCATTGAAAAGAAGGATGTGAAAAACACTTTCCTTGAAAACAAGAACACTTCAATTGAAAAGCTGGTGGCCATGACAATTGAGAATCTCCCAAATTTTGCAATACATCTATTTAACATAAAGCACCAATTTGTGGCACTCAAAACTTTGAGAGAGACCCTCTCTGAGACTGATGTGGCAGTACATGTAGATTATAGTGAAAACTACAGCTGCAAATACTCATGTGAAATCAAGGAGACACATTTTGGAGGTGGAAACCAACAAGTAACCCTCCACACTGGAGTAGTCTACCTCAGCAGTGGCAGGGTGGAGTCCTTTGCATCCATCTCAAAGTGTCTTCAGCATGATGCCAAAGCAACATGGGCTCACATTGACCCAGTGATGAGGAAAATACGAGAAAAACATCCAGATGCCAGAAATATTCACTTTATTTCAGATGGTCCAACATCCCAATATAGAAACAAGACGTCTTTCTACTTAGCTTCCACAGTGCCTTTCATGCGAGGATTTCAGTGGGTGACATGGAACTTTACAGAGGCTTCCCATGGTAAAGGTGCACCAGACGGAGTAGGCGGTGCCTTAAAGAATCTGGCAGATCGAATTGTCGCCTATGGAACAAGCATTCCAGATGCAGACACACTCTTTGAGCAGCTGGCAAAGAATTCTTCTGTGACCCTCTATAAGGTATCAGAGGAAGACATTAAGGCAAGCAATGAATTGGTTCCTACACAATTGAAATCAGTTCGGGGGACAATGAAAATTCATCAA CTTACATCCACAAAACCTGGAGTCATCAGCACAAGGGAAGTGTCATGTTTTTGTGAGAAAGATTGCCAATGCTTTTCTCCATGTGTCCATACCTTCTCTGAAAGAGAGGAGAGCCCTGATAACGCTGAATCTACCATAGAGGTTGGACAGTGGGTCCTTGTTGAATATGATGCCGAGTTGTTCCCTGGCACAGTCACACAG GCCAACGGGACTtggaataaaacatttaaaactgctttgcttaataatttttttttactacattgTTGA